A single Agrobacterium vitis DNA region contains:
- a CDS encoding PIN domain-containing protein: MPIAVLDADVLFPMMLRDTLLRVAAADCYRAHWSSRILDEVTRNLISDYGMEPARAGVLRTVMEEAFPDANVEGWEPLEPAMRNHPKDRHVAAAAAAIGAGIIVTSNIRDFRDLPPGIMAMTPDDFLVSLLSKGADRLLEALVAQAAGYRRPTLSVVELMERLSGIAPEFAAKTLSILSTKAK, from the coding sequence ATGCCAATCGCCGTTCTCGATGCCGACGTCCTATTCCCCATGATGCTTCGCGATACTTTATTGCGCGTGGCTGCGGCAGACTGCTATCGCGCGCATTGGTCTTCGCGAATCCTGGACGAAGTCACGCGCAACCTTATCAGCGACTATGGAATGGAGCCCGCCAGAGCGGGGGTATTGCGCACCGTTATGGAGGAGGCGTTCCCCGACGCGAATGTCGAAGGCTGGGAGCCCCTGGAGCCGGCAATGCGGAACCACCCGAAGGATCGGCACGTGGCCGCAGCCGCTGCAGCGATCGGGGCTGGCATTATCGTCACATCGAACATCCGAGACTTCCGCGATCTTCCGCCCGGCATCATGGCCATGACACCCGACGATTTTCTTGTCTCCCTGTTGAGTAAGGGGGCGGACAGGCTGTTGGAGGCGCTCGTCGCACAGGCCGCAGGCTATCGTCGACCAACGTTGTCCGTCGTGGAATTGATGGAAAGGCTGTCAGGGATTGCGCCCGAATTTGCCGCAAAAACATTGTCCATTTTAAGCACAAAAGCTAAATAA
- a CDS encoding helix-turn-helix domain-containing protein codes for MLSRSTKQHGTFQVINADGERLDLPDALTDIMYRAAELLADGRPVTVLPDEEMLSTQAAADILNVSRQYLVRLVDTGELAGEKVGSHRRLRAADVAAFKAVRDAKRTSALDRLSSLSEDAGGYELEIKQR; via the coding sequence TTGCTTTCCCGTTCCACGAAGCAACATGGCACGTTTCAGGTCATCAATGCCGATGGCGAACGCCTTGACCTGCCAGATGCGCTGACCGACATCATGTATCGGGCTGCCGAGCTCCTCGCAGACGGAAGACCGGTAACGGTTTTGCCCGACGAAGAGATGCTGTCAACGCAGGCTGCGGCCGATATTCTCAATGTATCGAGGCAATATCTCGTGCGTTTGGTCGATACAGGCGAGCTTGCCGGCGAAAAAGTGGGAAGTCACCGGCGTTTGAGAGCAGCGGATGTCGCAGCGTTCAAGGCTGTGCGTGATGCCAAGCGAACATCGGCGCTCGATCGGTTGAGTTCATTGAGCGAAGACGCTGGCGGCTATGAGCTGGAAATCAAGCAGCGCTGA